The Cuculus canorus isolate bCucCan1 chromosome 3, bCucCan1.pri, whole genome shotgun sequence DNA window GGCAGTTTTTCTAAGAAGCAAAAAATTTCGTCCCACTGTACGAGAACTACAAGTACAAAGAAATCTCCATTTCTTTGAGTTTGGCGCAAAATGAGCTAAGTTATTTTCAGCTCCTATAGTTGGCTCTTCTGCACAGTAAAACACCTCTGTCTGCCTTAGTAAATGTGTAACTGCAGGCTATGTAGACACGCTAGGCTCGGTTAAAGGTTGTGTATCCAATCCCTAGAACTTTCTATGCAGCTGGTGTTAAGCTGTGCTCAGGTTTCATTGGGTCTTGTCTGGTCTGAGCTAACTTTCTTCAGCCCCCCAGCCTGTGATGTAAAGTAGCTTTGCGCAACGCCACTGTAGACATGTAGAAAGGGCCCTGCTGTGGAAAGGTCATAAATCTACCAGCAGTCACACTGCACCACTCCAAGAGGAAGAGGTGTTGCAAGGAGTCTGCCCAAGCAAGGACAGTATCGGAGGGGCAGCACACACCAGGACAGAAGCAAGTAAGCATACTTAATGGACTTACTTTGAATGCCAGCTTTTCAACTTAAGtatttgtgcttttctgaaaggctcttggctggtttttttcagggaaacaaGCCACGCTGGCTTTCCATAGATGGGGCTTAGTGTAAGTGCTGACAGCAAGAACTGTGCCTCTTACTTCTGCTCATGAGAAAATGCCTCTAATTCatggcttttttatttgttttcctgagatGTCCCAAACTGGAAAGTGTAGAAAGTAGGCAGAAATGCATAGCTGGCTGGGTTAACTGTGAAGACGAAGTTGGGAAGATACCTCCCaagatgttaattttttaacCAGTCATAAGGAATGAGGAAGCGTTGTTGTATGTCACCTGCTGCCACCAGGGCTGGAGACGTGAAGATGTGTCAGAGAGCAGAGGGGAGGGCAGCACTGACTATTGCTGCCTACACGCTAATTTAAGGGATAGGATGGGAGTTAACGGGGAAGAGCAATCGTGGATGAAGGCACAAAGCTGGGGAGCAAATAGTTTCAGGCTTGACCCACAGGCACCTGCTTGGCAGATGCTCAGACATCCTGAGGAACCATCACAACAGCAGAAACTCCATTTGGAAATCAAGCTGTTAGACAGAGGCTGGCAGCCTGGGAACATAAATGTACAGGCATATGTACTTAGCAAGGTATACCTAATCACCAAGCATTTGCACAGCTCAGTTTTTGTATTTGCAAGAGAATAGTGATACTGCGAACCAGAGTGTAATTAGGCATAAAACACTTAAGGATCCCTCAGTGAAGTGAATAAGGTTATAAATTGTAAATCAGGCTGGAAAGGTGACAGGTCTTGCACAAGTGGGTTTAAACCCAGACACTCCCACCCTGTGTAAATTAAAGAATTGGTGAGGCAGACATTGCACCGTGTCCTCTCAAAAGGCTCAAGCTACCAGAATTACAGTACCTGGCAGTCTGGCACGAGTCAAAAAATCTTGGAGAAAGAAGACACAGAGCAGAGCTTGGTAACTGGCaaaggcacagagcagagcttgGTAACTGGCaaaggcacagagcagagcttgGTAACTGGCAAAGGCGTTTGCATTTTGCCCATTCAATGAGCTCTGCAGAGCTTGGAAAGGGCAAAAGAGGGTGAACAGAGCTACAATAAACAAGAAATCACtagtagaaaagaaatacagctctGAATAACAACGAATTGGCCAATGATAAGTGTTGTAGGTGCATAATGTCCAACATATTTAGATTTCAAATACACAATTCGAAATCATATACTAGAACTCCAGGGAAGGTACATCAGAGCTAttagttataaaaaaaatgcatatagtAAAGTGAGAATTATGAAAAACTTGAAATTTGCAGTCTGTTTGCACCTATGcgtgtatgtatgtgtgtgtatctaTGTACGTGCCCATGACTTCCTCATTCCAAATACGGACCAGCTCCTTTGTGCCAAAATACCAGTGAGATCCACATCGAGTAGAATTCTCTGCTTCTTGTCAGGAAAAACAAGGACAAGAGGTGGTCTTTTACCTCAGGAGAAGACTGCCTGTACAGTAAAGGAAAACTAAGCTTACCCCTACCAACTCTGTATTCACATACAGAAGGTGCTATGAAAACGGTTTCAGTGTTACCATATTCGTATAAGGAAGCCCTGGGTGTGTTTGCCTAACAGCTAGAACGAATATTTGCTCTGCcctatgaaaacaaaaaatgtgctAGTGCCAAGCATTATGCTGACTAGGCATACAAAGCAGGACCATTCAGTGGTGGGACCTTAAGGGACCTGGTTTCCAAACCCACTTCCCACTTAACAGCAGGCATATTTCTTAGCCCATCCATATGTCAGCAAGATTTAGTGCAGCAGTTTGCAGAGATGGCTCTGACCAGGTGCCAGGAGCAACATGCTTGCACTATTATAATTTTTGTTAGAACTAGCACTCTGTAGTTTGCAAGCCTAACTAGTCGacaacccaacccaaaccattctatacTCCTATGCACAACCATATTGCTTCCTGTGTTAAATCATTAGGGTGCAGCAGCAGGTAATGGAATCAAAATTGTGCTTAAGAATTTCCACACCTGCTGCCACTGAAACTGGTGGCCATCTCATCCTTGAGTTTTCATGGGGCAGAGTCAGACCAACCAACACTAAATACTGCAATTCTTGCTCCTGCATAACTCCAATGCAGAACTAGCACCTCACCTTGTGAGTAAGAGAAACTGTATTTACAACTGACCGACCAGGCTTCCTTCTCCACTTCTTCTTTTAGCAGAAACTGTGGAAGCAATTTTTCAACATGAACCTGGCAGCAGATCTTCTCTGTTTATTGATGTGCCTCACTGCAGTGACTTGTGACCGGGTCTACGTCCATCCTTTCAACTTGTTTGCTTTCAACAAGAGTGACtgtgagcagctggaaaacctggtccaggaggaaaagaaaacttttatcCCCATCTCGATTGAGTCTCAAACCACACCTGCTTATGAAGATGACTTGAATGACAAGGAAAAGCTGGAGGCCCCAAGCCTGAGTGGCCGAGGGAGGCAGAAACTGAGCTACCTGAAGGACTCTGTGTACGTCCTGGGCAGGCGGTTTTACAGCGAGCTGCAGGATGCACAGCGGGACCAAAACATCCTCCTGTCTCCAACCAGTCTTTATGGCTCCTTGGTGTCTTTCTACCTAGGGGCCTCAAACCAGACGGCAACTGATTTGCAGGGCTTGCTGGGATTTGTTTCCCCCTCTGGAGACCCTGACTGCACCTTCAGGGTGGACGGACACaaagtcctttccagcctgaGGATGATTGAAAACCTCATCAAGAGCAGGGATGAAGAGCTGCTCTTTTCCAAGACACTCTACCTATTTTCTGTCCCCGGTGTACCTCTATCCCAGCTGTTCGTGCAGGACTTGCTACCCTCTGCTGATGCTCTCTATGCCCGAGCTGTTGACTTTACGAACCCCAGCGAGGCAGCAAAGCAAGTAAATGCCTTCATAGAAGCCAAAAGCGAGGGCAAAAGCAAGTGCTTACTGACAGACATCGATCCATCTGCCGACCTGCTGTTTGCGGTGGATGTCCGCTTGACAGGTATGGGGCAGCACTTTTCATTTTGGGAGCAGGCTGGGTTGGGGACAGGCAGTGGCCCTGCTACGGGGAAGGAAGCAAGGTCAGGCAGTCATGCCTGGGTAGCGGCAAGAGGGAAGGGCTCAGGCGAAAGTCTGGACTGCTGCTCTGCGTACAGTGCCCTGCTCTCCACCACTGTGCTGGGAGTTTTGTCTGTACTCTGCCACAATCCAGCAAAGGCAAtggggagaaggtggagggAGGTGAGCTCCAAGAAATTGTCTTTGTCTTACAAGCTAAGGATTAGGAAAGGTGTGGGAAGATGAATAAGAGAGGATCACACAGCATTTCTGACTGCAAAAGAACTGTGCTTCTGCAGTGGAGCTGAGGGTAATGGGCCAGAGGTACAGATtcaagaaaagctaaaaaatacAATGGACATGACTCTACTAGTGGCTATTAAACACAGAAGTCTGGAGACAACCTGTGGCTCAGGAATAAACCAAACAAGCTATGGAAGTAGAGAGTATATACAGAACTAGAAGAATTAAGGCAATCTCTTAATTACCTAGGATTGTTCCATGTTGCTGTCCCAGAgatcctagaatcacagaaacatagaaacaTAGGTTTGGGTTTacagggaccttaaagatcacctagttccaacccccttgtcatgggcagggacacaccCCActaccagaccaggctgctcaaggccccatcaaACCaggtcttgaacacctccagggacggggtatccacaacttccctgggcaacctgtgcctgtgccttaccactctcattttgaagaatttccCCCTAATGTCTCATGTaaatcttctcccctccaatgtaaagccattcccctcgtcctatcactacacgaTCTCCtaaaaagcccttccccagcttttctgtaggcccattcaggtactggaaggtccctataagatctccttggagcctgctcttctccaggctgaacaatcccaactctctcagcctgtcctcatatggaagctgctccagtcctctgattacccttgtagccctcctctggaccccttccaagagttccacatccttcttatgttgaggattctagaactggacacagtaccccagatgaggtctcacaagagcaggatagaggggcagaattacctcccttgacctgctggccacgcttcttttgatgcagcccaggatacagttagccttctgggctgcgagtacgcattgatggctcatgttgagcagcagggctgttctcaatcacatcatcccccatcctctattgaaatcagggattgtcccgacccaggtgtaggaccttgcatttggccttgttgaacctcacgaggttctcacaggcccacttctgcagcttgtccaggtccctctgtataacatcctgtccttctggtgtgccagctgcaccactcagcttggtgtcatctgcaaatgtgctgagggtgcactcgatctcgctgtctataaaactgatgaagatattagtcagcactggtcccagtaaggactcctgagggacaccacttgtcacagataGCCATCTGGACGTCGAGTCTTTGactactactctctgaatgctACCATCAAAGCAATTCCTtgtccactgaacagtccactcatcaagtcttcatctctccaatttagagagaaggatgttgtggcaGActgtgttaaaggctttacagaagttcagatggattacatccattgctttttccCAATCTAGGTGACCTtgaaggtcatttccaacccaaaccatcatATGCTCCTATGACGTTATGAAAGCTCCCTGTACCATAACTGAACCTCCACATGTACCTGTTTTTCAAAATCCTTGGAACTGAATGCAATAGCAGAGATTGCACAGTTTTGGACGGCTTGCCTACCAAAActatatttcagaaaacttaCAGTGAGCTCTAAGTTTCTAAGTGGGCTTCTACTGCTAAAGGTGGAGGTCTAGTGACCTTGAAATCCTACTGTGCCTTTATCTTCCCACCTATAAACTGGACGTCAGGTTTTCCTTGCCCTTCATAGGTGCTGTCATTAATGGACCCTGACTCCTCAGAGAGTTGGGAGTGTGAGTGtcagctttctcttccctgtaAGGTATAGTGTAGAGATGATATTGCAAAAATCATTTTCCTGTTACAGGCTTGGGCATGGgcacaaaagcagagttttccttcagcagaatattttttccctcttcttctaTATTGTAAGCTTGTGATTTTATTAGCTTAGGAACGTTCTCAAGGGTCTGAGCCACTGGATCCACTCTACTaccttctctttcagaaaagcacaCTTGAGCTGGTGTAGACTCCACCTGtgggatggaaaaaaatggctcAATAACAAAGAAATTAGATAAGCAACTCTCATAACGAAAAAAGGAGAcgatttcagcattttctttcccattcagTTGTAGAAGCACAACAATGACAGCCAAACCTGTCATGTTTCATGCCTGTCTCAATagttacagaaaggaaaaagtaccTTTTATTCGTCTGAAACACATTATAGATGCTCTTGTGATGCTATCAACAGCCATAGGTCTGATAAAATCCATACAAAGCAACAGCTAAATGTTTCAATGGTCTTAAGTGTTGTATACACAGTTGGTTTTGAATTTGTAGACTTGCTGCCAAGCCAGGACTGTCAGATAGAATCCAATGCAGAAATTTTACTTAgagacttcctttttttcctgaggtgtgaaataattacaaactaccaaataaaaatagcacTCTAGGACTGCATAATCTTATGCACCCTTACTATTTAAACTGTCTTTTGAAGAGACAACCTTCAACAACTTCAGTGTTAACTAGAAATTTGGTAGGAtgctttttgttggtttgttggggtttttttaagtaaaaagtTATGTCTTTCCACAGAAATTCATCCTCTCATTAAGCTTTTCAGGCTGATATAAAGCCTCTGTTGCAAAAAATGGAGATCATCACCCAGAGCAAATAGATCTAATATTTCTTTCCAGTAGTCCCAAGTCAGTACTGCGGAGTATTCTTGGACTCTTCCAGGTTATAACTTCACTCTGTGATTGACAGCCTTTTTCACTTCAGTTATCTTCTGTATACTGGAGACATGGGTTTATTCCCAGCTCTGATGGTTGTTGCTGAAAGGTTGCCCAGTCCTACAGATCTTGTGTCTTGATACAAGAGATCTCACTGTAAGAAACCATTTCTTCCAATGCGTCAGCTATCACCTTCCACAGAAGGGATATTCATCTTCAGTTGTTCTCATTGTACGTTCCAGGTATCTGAGGCAAAAAAGCAGAGTTTCTTTAGTAAATACATCTCTTCTGTGtcctaaaagaaagctgtaagAAACAAGTAGTCATATCAAGACTGCTAACATGTGTTAGAGCTCTTTCAGGGGAACGCACGCCTACTTATGTATTTGCAGGCACAGATGTCCAGATCCTCACCCGGCAGAAGGCCACAGGGAGTCATTTCAAACACAGGGGTGCTGATTCGTCATCAGGGTTCACAGTTGGCACAATATTAATTGTCTCAGTCCCAAAGTCAATAGCAGAGCTTTGAGATTTTGCAACATCCTTCCCAAGACCTAAACTAACTACTATCCCACCTTAATACATTCAGCTATCTGAATGCTCagttgttttattccttttatttaactCTTTTACAGTCTTGACTTCTGCTATCCTGTGAGAATAAATTCTGCAGGTTATACAGACTCTGTGAAAGCAACTCCTTTCTGCTTGTATCTCTTATTCTTACAAGATAAGAAAAAAGCGGACAGCTCTACTTCCTTATTCTTTGTCCTGCTCACACCCTTCACATTTCCTACCTGTCGCTTCTTTTTGGTGAAGTTGAAGTGCATGAAAGTGCCTAAATACTCTTTTTATGCaaggtaatttaaaatataagtgTTCCTATGCAAAATCACCTACTACATATAAAATATGTTATGGTTCAGCATTTATCTGGATTTATTGGAGAATAGACTGGTTAACAGTAGAGCTAGATCATCTTCTATTTTATGCCATTATTACTTACTTCAGTGCAAGGAGGACCTTTCTTTACCACAAGACATATGTTTTCCTGATTCCACTGAACAGCAACATTGAGATTTCTGATTTTTGCCCTTCTCACTGATGGCAGTACTTTCTTGAATGTCTAACTGGGCAGCAGCACTGGTCTATGGCAGTGAGCAGATGACACGTTGTGATGCACAGAGGTTACACAGAGGTAGCAGGAGGTGAGAGCAAGGCTTCCCAAACTTGTGAACTGGgtaagaaattaatattaatgtatAGCAAGTATTCAGGTAT harbors:
- the AGT gene encoding angiotensinogen, with protein sequence MNLAADLLCLLMCLTAVTCDRVYVHPFNLFAFNKSDCEQLENLVQEEKKTFIPISIESQTTPAYEDDLNDKEKLEAPSLSGRGRQKLSYLKDSVYVLGRRFYSELQDAQRDQNILLSPTSLYGSLVSFYLGASNQTATDLQGLLGFVSPSGDPDCTFRVDGHKVLSSLRMIENLIKSRDEELLFSKTLYLFSVPGVPLSQLFVQDLLPSADALYARAVDFTNPSEAAKQVNAFIEAKSEGKSKCLLTDIDPSADLLFAVDVRLTVNVKQASRLKELQEFWVDSNTKILVPMLSVTGTLMYKTDASGTFSVVEVPISRTALLVLLQPIKGSDLEHVEPELPLQSSALLQQLAPRKIKLTLPELTIEGSSDLQELLADMELPALLGKGADLSKISDVNLTVGKVINKAFFKLTSDGTDQPEDPAAQKGDLEFLEVTLNKPFLLAVLEEKSRAMLFLGRVTNPLHGI